From the genome of Candidatus Electrothrix communis, one region includes:
- a CDS encoding EAL domain-containing protein: MILFCEECGQRNSITLTPSLIENNSFTCQFCHFNSPFPFLDQERQSTGSNPGITWEPKVLHLGPEAKKEGQRFQLIFKVTDIQAPELTVEPFQKFAHLITVKKIASDSFTVIVHPVGDDDILPPGSENTGLIYCEEHLMSWGTINIVYEHQVDASAEEDQTKQRKGERKEGVPHPSEEKTSGKRQGEQNENHEILHQQLADYKTQLHQAKTTSFRLQKELSIRRQVMDNQDCGILFINLEQRIVYANPVFLKRTGYSLKAIQSKRLDQVVRLTDSEYTLKEAMKKAIHQEKWEGRAFLKDAIRQGNWQGGADQKQSEEKPSIISFKYSDGQEEGQEKGFICLLHLEESLTSASPLKWGAQNNPGNHLSAERTYDALTGLVDRPSFQQYLEDSIQAAQEDNSKISLLYVDLDHFKRINQIFGPGFGDKILCSVSTILQQCGQEVGADLVARLSGDEFAIILPPPSNKKNAEKLAKKIMQRFRTPVNNESRAILIRPSIGFSMFPDDGETPLDVLRNADTAMEAAKSEGGNKICSWNSGMKIQAAQSLYLENDLRQAVADDVLINFYQPQINLLDGSICGMEALARWIHPVKGLISPAAFIPIAESTGLIEKLGIDLVRQACLQGKKWRDMGFRKFIMAVNISGRLLRRRDLFYQIMSCIESTGFPPEALEVEFTEGVLIENMDFTVDLINKLRAEGVKLAIDDFGTGYSSLSYLQHLQVDKIKIDRSFITNVTTNNTDAAITLGIIAIAQNLRFKVIAEGIETEEHLFFLQKNQCHEGQGFLFSPPIPEKEMTGLLLRDCSVALNHKRMIDKFYSIKA, translated from the coding sequence ATGATTCTCTTTTGTGAAGAATGCGGTCAGAGAAACAGTATAACCCTGACCCCCTCTCTGATTGAAAACAACAGCTTCACCTGTCAATTCTGCCACTTCAACAGTCCGTTCCCCTTTCTTGATCAGGAACGACAAAGCACTGGCAGCAATCCCGGTATTACATGGGAACCCAAGGTGTTACACCTCGGGCCGGAAGCTAAAAAGGAAGGGCAGCGCTTTCAGCTTATTTTCAAGGTCACCGATATTCAGGCTCCTGAACTCACGGTTGAACCATTCCAGAAGTTCGCCCATCTGATCACCGTAAAAAAAATAGCGAGCGACAGCTTTACAGTTATTGTACACCCCGTAGGAGACGACGATATCCTGCCGCCGGGATCCGAAAACACTGGGTTGATCTACTGCGAAGAACACCTCATGAGCTGGGGGACAATAAATATTGTCTATGAACACCAGGTCGATGCTTCTGCTGAGGAAGACCAAACAAAGCAAAGGAAGGGGGAAAGGAAGGAAGGTGTACCCCATCCATCAGAAGAAAAGACATCTGGAAAAAGGCAAGGTGAGCAAAATGAAAATCATGAAATCTTGCATCAGCAATTGGCTGATTATAAAACACAACTTCATCAGGCCAAAACTACCTCATTCAGGCTGCAAAAAGAATTGTCTATTCGGCGTCAGGTCATGGACAATCAGGATTGCGGCATCCTTTTTATTAATCTGGAACAGCGCATTGTTTATGCTAACCCTGTTTTTCTCAAGCGAACCGGCTACAGCTTAAAGGCTATCCAGTCCAAACGGCTTGATCAGGTCGTCCGTCTCACAGACTCCGAGTACACCCTGAAAGAGGCAATGAAAAAAGCCATTCATCAGGAGAAATGGGAAGGGAGAGCCTTTCTGAAAGATGCGATTCGGCAGGGGAATTGGCAGGGCGGAGCAGACCAGAAACAATCAGAGGAAAAACCATCCATTATCTCCTTTAAATATTCGGATGGTCAAGAGGAGGGGCAAGAAAAAGGCTTTATCTGCCTCCTGCATCTGGAAGAATCCCTGACTTCTGCCTCTCCTCTCAAATGGGGTGCTCAAAACAATCCCGGCAATCACCTGTCAGCAGAACGCACCTATGATGCATTAACCGGACTTGTGGACAGACCTTCCTTTCAGCAATATCTCGAGGATTCAATACAGGCAGCGCAGGAGGATAATAGCAAGATAAGCCTACTCTACGTTGATCTGGATCATTTCAAACGCATTAATCAGATATTCGGCCCTGGTTTTGGTGATAAAATACTATGCAGTGTTTCAACCATTCTCCAGCAATGCGGTCAGGAGGTGGGTGCAGATCTGGTGGCCCGGCTCAGCGGTGATGAATTTGCCATTATCCTCCCCCCGCCTTCGAATAAAAAAAATGCGGAGAAACTTGCAAAAAAAATCATGCAGCGGTTTCGAACTCCGGTCAACAATGAATCCCGGGCCATTCTGATCAGACCGAGTATCGGCTTCAGTATGTTCCCAGACGATGGAGAGACTCCACTGGATGTACTGCGTAACGCAGATACAGCCATGGAAGCCGCCAAGAGTGAGGGCGGTAACAAAATCTGTTCCTGGAACAGCGGCATGAAAATACAAGCCGCGCAGAGCCTGTACCTGGAAAATGATCTTCGTCAGGCTGTGGCGGATGACGTCCTGATCAACTTTTATCAGCCGCAAATCAATTTACTTGATGGCTCTATCTGCGGAATGGAGGCCCTGGCCCGCTGGATCCATCCGGTAAAAGGTCTTATATCACCGGCCGCCTTTATCCCTATTGCCGAAAGCACTGGGCTTATTGAAAAATTAGGCATCGACCTTGTGCGCCAGGCCTGTCTCCAGGGGAAAAAATGGCGGGACATGGGCTTTAGAAAATTCATCATGGCAGTGAATATTTCAGGGCGCCTGCTCCGCCGTCGCGACCTTTTTTATCAGATCATGAGTTGTATAGAAAGCACCGGTTTTCCACCTGAGGCATTAGAGGTTGAGTTTACTGAGGGTGTACTTATTGAGAACATGGATTTCACGGTTGATCTGATTAATAAGCTACGGGCAGAAGGGGTAAAGCTGGCCATTGATGATTTCGGGACCGGGTATTCATCGCTGAGTTATTTGCAACATCTTCAGGTAGATAAAATTAAGATTGATCGTTCTTTTATTACCAATGTGACCACCAATAATACCGACGCTGCCATCACCCTCGGTATTATCGCCATTGCTCAGAATCTACGCTTCAAGGTAATCGCCGAGGGAATAGAAACCGAGGAGCACCTTTTCTTCTTGCAAAAAAATCAATGCCACGAAGGGCAAGGATTCCTCTTCAGCCCACCCATTCCGGAAAAAGAAATGACCGGATTACTGTTGCGTGATTGCAGTGTCGCGCTTAATCATAAACGAATGATTGATAAGTTTTACTCTATCAAGGCGTGA
- a CDS encoding glycosyltransferase family 2 protein encodes MNNKNSVSVAAPLLSIVVPCYNEVENVEELTHRLAKTLQGISWEVIFVDDDSPDETSRKVIDMAFQNPRVRLIHRIGRRGLSSACVEGMLSSSAPYLAVMDADLQHDETLLPDMLTALRSQQLDIVVGSRYTDGGGIGGWDAKRAAYSRFATRISRYFTQTELSDPMSGFFMLRREALMHRVRRLSGVGFKILLDLSASSSTPMRFLELPYTFKERHAGESKLDNRALLEFGMLLLDKWIGHLVPVRFVAFTLVGGIGVLVHFLVLLLVFRITGSSFMLGQTVATLVAMTTNYLLNNFFTYNDVQLKGWKLLTGWFSFILVCGIGAAANVGIASLLFQRHTNWMLSALAGIGVSSVWNYAVTAVYTWRAPSIGTK; translated from the coding sequence ATGAACAACAAAAATTCCGTTTCCGTCGCAGCTCCACTGCTCTCCATCGTGGTTCCTTGCTATAATGAAGTTGAGAACGTGGAGGAGCTGACCCACCGCCTGGCCAAGACGCTTCAGGGAATTTCTTGGGAGGTCATCTTTGTCGATGATGACTCTCCAGATGAAACGAGCCGCAAGGTCATTGATATGGCCTTTCAAAATCCGAGGGTTCGCCTCATTCACCGTATCGGGCGGCGGGGCCTCTCATCAGCCTGCGTAGAGGGTATGCTTTCCTCCTCTGCTCCGTATCTTGCTGTGATGGATGCTGATCTCCAGCATGATGAAACCCTGCTTCCTGACATGCTGACTGCTTTGCGCAGTCAACAGCTTGATATTGTGGTGGGTAGCCGCTACACAGACGGTGGTGGCATTGGTGGCTGGGATGCAAAAAGAGCAGCCTATAGTCGTTTTGCTACCCGCATCAGCCGTTATTTTACCCAAACAGAGCTAAGCGATCCCATGAGCGGATTTTTTATGCTCCGGCGGGAGGCTCTGATGCACCGAGTGCGTAGACTGTCCGGTGTAGGTTTTAAAATCCTGCTGGATCTCTCTGCCTCGTCCTCAACACCCATGCGTTTCCTGGAACTCCCCTACACCTTTAAGGAACGGCATGCCGGGGAAAGCAAGCTGGACAATCGGGCTCTGCTTGAGTTCGGCATGCTGCTCTTGGATAAATGGATCGGCCATCTGGTTCCGGTCCGTTTTGTCGCCTTTACTCTCGTAGGAGGAATCGGCGTATTGGTTCATTTTCTGGTCCTCCTGCTGGTGTTTCGCATAACCGGTTCCTCCTTTATGCTTGGACAGACCGTTGCCACCTTAGTGGCCATGACCACCAATTATCTCCTGAATAATTTCTTCACCTATAACGATGTCCAGCTCAAGGGCTGGAAGCTGCTCACTGGCTGGTTTTCCTTTATCCTGGTTTGCGGGATTGGAGCGGCAGCCAATGTGGGGATCGCTTCACTGCTCTTTCAACGACATACCAACTGGATGCTCTCGGCTCTGGCTGGGATAGGCGTGAGTTCGGTCTGGAATTATGCGGTTACAGCAGTGTACACCTGGCGAGCTCCGTCCATCGGGACAAAATAA
- the nadD gene encoding nicotinate (nicotinamide) nucleotide adenylyltransferase, whose protein sequence is MKATGGTTRIGLFGGTFDPVHNGHLAIARQAAEEARLDQVLFIPAADPPHKARPGASYWHRIAMLEIMLETALGEAPASQQIRFAISLLEAELPFPSYTVDTLFELKKRFAGPIFYFIIGADSLLDLHRWYRYQELLSLTHFIVVSRPGISLTGMQGAVERLPGSFLPDRLSGQQKRWLRSDGAEILLLVNRLKDDISSTMIRAELGQGREEPDEIDNRVLEYIMREGLYGERLA, encoded by the coding sequence GTGAAGGCAACGGGCGGTACAACGAGGATCGGTCTGTTCGGGGGCACCTTTGATCCGGTGCATAACGGCCATCTGGCCATTGCCCGTCAAGCCGCTGAAGAGGCCCGGTTGGATCAGGTGCTCTTTATCCCGGCGGCTGATCCGCCCCATAAGGCAAGGCCCGGTGCCTCATATTGGCATCGGATCGCTATGTTGGAAATTATGCTGGAAACTGCCCTCGGCGAAGCACCCGCCAGCCAGCAGATTCGTTTTGCCATTTCTTTGCTGGAAGCAGAACTTCCGTTTCCCTCCTATACCGTTGATACCCTGTTCGAGCTGAAGAAACGGTTTGCAGGACCGATATTTTATTTCATCATCGGTGCGGATTCTCTGCTGGATTTGCATCGATGGTATCGATATCAGGAATTGCTCAGTCTGACCCATTTCATTGTTGTTTCCCGCCCTGGTATCTCGCTAACTGGCATGCAGGGAGCTGTTGAGCGTTTGCCCGGTTCCTTTCTTCCTGATAGGTTATCTGGGCAACAAAAACGCTGGCTTCGTTCTGACGGGGCTGAGATTCTTTTGCTGGTCAACCGGCTCAAGGATGATATTTCCTCCACCATGATTCGGGCAGAGCTGGGGCAGGGCAGAGAAGAGCCTGATGAAATAGATAATCGAGTGCTTGAGTATATTATGCGGGAAGGGTTGTACGGGGAGCGACTGGCGTAG
- a CDS encoding glutamate-5-semialdehyde dehydrogenase codes for MDNNEIDKLITDMAKKGREASRKLAALSTSIKNDILLATAEQLKTGRDFIRAENEKDLVAGREKGLSPAMLDRLELSDKVIASMIQGLEEIAALPDPVGEVDDMKRRPSGITVGRMRVPLGVVGMIYESRPNVTIDAAALCLKAGNGVLLRGGSEAIHSNLALAGLLQKVLADHAVPKEAVQVIPVTDRYGVNAMLAQEAFVDVIIPRGGEGLIRFVTENSSIPVLKHYKGVCHLFIDESGDIDKGVRIAINSKTQRPGVCNALEGMLVHKDIAERFLPAAAKELIAAGVELLGCEQSCALVPEITPADDADWGTEFLELKMVVKVVDDIDGAMSYIAQHGSQHTEVIVTESYANSQRFLREVDASAVMINASTRFNDGGQFGLGAEIGISTTKLHAYGPMGLEELTTKKFVVYGEGEVRQ; via the coding sequence ATGGATAACAACGAAATAGACAAACTCATCACCGACATGGCTAAAAAAGGGCGCGAAGCATCCCGTAAACTGGCAGCCCTGTCCACCTCAATAAAAAACGATATCCTGCTGGCCACGGCTGAGCAGTTGAAGACGGGGCGGGATTTCATCCGTGCGGAAAATGAGAAAGACCTGGTTGCAGGTCGGGAAAAGGGCTTGTCTCCGGCCATGCTGGATCGTCTGGAACTCAGTGATAAGGTCATTGCCTCCATGATTCAGGGCCTGGAAGAGATCGCAGCCCTGCCTGATCCGGTGGGCGAGGTCGATGATATGAAGCGTCGTCCCAGCGGAATCACAGTCGGACGGATGCGGGTGCCGCTGGGCGTTGTGGGCATGATCTATGAATCTCGGCCCAATGTGACCATTGATGCTGCGGCCCTCTGCCTGAAAGCGGGTAACGGTGTCCTGCTCCGGGGCGGCTCCGAGGCTATTCATTCCAACTTAGCCCTGGCTGGGTTGCTGCAAAAGGTGTTGGCGGACCATGCCGTTCCCAAGGAGGCTGTGCAAGTTATCCCGGTGACGGATCGTTACGGGGTTAATGCCATGCTGGCCCAGGAGGCGTTTGTGGATGTAATCATCCCCAGGGGCGGGGAGGGGCTGATCCGTTTTGTCACGGAGAACTCCAGTATTCCGGTGCTCAAACATTATAAGGGCGTTTGTCATCTCTTTATTGATGAGAGCGGAGACATTGACAAGGGTGTTCGCATCGCCATAAACAGCAAAACCCAGCGGCCCGGTGTCTGCAATGCCCTGGAGGGAATGTTGGTCCATAAGGACATTGCGGAACGCTTCCTGCCTGCGGCAGCCAAGGAGCTGATTGCTGCCGGGGTTGAATTGCTGGGTTGTGAACAGAGTTGCGCCTTGGTCCCGGAAATCACACCTGCTGATGATGCAGATTGGGGCACAGAGTTCCTGGAGCTGAAAATGGTGGTTAAGGTGGTGGACGATATAGATGGAGCCATGTCCTATATTGCGCAGCATGGGTCTCAGCATACCGAGGTTATCGTGACGGAGTCCTACGCCAATAGTCAACGTTTTCTTAGGGAGGTGGATGCCTCGGCAGTGATGATCAATGCCTCCACCCGCTTCAACGATGGCGGCCAGTTCGGCCTGGGTGCGGAGATCGGCATCTCCACCACCAAGTTGCACGCCTACGGCCCTATGGGCCTGGAAGAGCTGACCACTAAGAAGTTTGTAGTCTACGGCGAAGGAGAGGTTCGGCAATAG
- a CDS encoding C1 family peptidase codes for MKKLNRRTTIFALALAFCFTCLAGQGIAKSQKQTTYPLGDIPLPEEIYKKNLKVTAMDMASALDPSYDARDESIVTSPKNQGSCGSCWAFASVGALESHLLKAYGVGPEDLSEQQQISCNTAMWGCSGGSSNAIRFWEDNASEGSGPVDETYFPYTTSDTTTCQNAEGEQLNYRVTGWHTVAATDFKNSLSTYGPSYWRYDVYGDFYTYWNNGQPGEVYVNSTSDYQGGHAVLLIGWDDSKGAYLCKNSWGNGGPNGDGTFWIAYTGHVNDLGFGMANFSLTALACSSDAECNDGVYCNGEETCNSNTGACLAGTPVTCAEDGIFCNGEEVCNEANQSCGSSGDPCGIETICNEDAGICESLCGNGVCDAGENCSSCPSDCIGGTSGGTCGGCFKGACDGVCHPNKEDSSCSDCWSSYCCGDGVCEGEENNTNCAIDCPAPVCGDGVCNAEEDQYTCPGDCPVVTPEICDNGLDDDQDGATDCADSDCATSASCQCGVKNSSCQTDSECCSNVCKNGRCAP; via the coding sequence ATGAAGAAGCTGAATCGAAGAACAACGATATTCGCTCTTGCCTTGGCTTTCTGCTTTACCTGCTTAGCCGGTCAAGGTATTGCCAAATCGCAGAAACAAACAACCTACCCGCTTGGTGACATTCCACTTCCTGAAGAGATCTACAAAAAGAATCTCAAGGTCACAGCCATGGATATGGCTTCAGCCTTAGATCCTTCCTACGATGCCCGTGATGAAAGCATTGTGACCTCGCCCAAAAATCAAGGATCATGTGGCTCATGCTGGGCCTTTGCCAGTGTCGGGGCTCTAGAGTCGCATTTGCTCAAGGCCTATGGTGTTGGCCCGGAAGACCTGTCTGAGCAGCAACAAATTTCTTGCAATACAGCCATGTGGGGTTGCTCCGGCGGCAGTTCCAATGCCATCCGTTTCTGGGAAGATAACGCTTCGGAAGGAAGCGGTCCTGTTGATGAAACGTATTTTCCTTATACGACGTCAGATACGACAACTTGCCAAAACGCAGAAGGGGAGCAGCTGAATTATCGGGTAACCGGCTGGCATACTGTGGCTGCAACAGATTTTAAAAATTCTCTGTCAACCTATGGCCCCAGCTATTGGCGTTATGATGTATATGGGGATTTTTACACCTATTGGAATAACGGGCAGCCCGGTGAAGTCTATGTGAACAGCACCTCTGATTATCAAGGCGGACATGCTGTTTTACTGATAGGTTGGGATGACAGCAAGGGCGCTTACCTCTGCAAGAACAGTTGGGGGAACGGCGGACCTAACGGAGACGGCACCTTCTGGATTGCATATACCGGTCATGTTAACGATTTAGGATTCGGCATGGCCAACTTTAGCCTAACCGCCTTGGCTTGCTCTTCCGATGCTGAGTGTAATGACGGTGTGTATTGCAACGGAGAGGAAACCTGTAATAGCAATACAGGTGCCTGTCTGGCAGGAACACCGGTGACCTGTGCTGAAGACGGCATATTCTGCAACGGAGAGGAAGTATGCAACGAGGCAAATCAAAGTTGCGGCAGCAGTGGCGACCCTTGCGGAATCGAAACAATCTGTAATGAAGACGCAGGAATCTGCGAATCTCTCTGTGGCAACGGTGTTTGTGATGCTGGCGAAAACTGCTCCTCCTGTCCGAGCGACTGCATCGGCGGAACAAGCGGTGGCACCTGCGGTGGCTGCTTTAAAGGTGCGTGCGATGGCGTATGTCATCCCAATAAAGAAGATTCTTCCTGTTCTGATTGTTGGTCATCCTATTGTTGTGGCGATGGCGTTTGTGAGGGAGAAGAAAACAATACTAACTGTGCAATAGACTGCCCTGCACCGGTCTGCGGTGATGGGGTTTGTAATGCCGAGGAAGATCAGTACACTTGCCCCGGAGATTGCCCTGTTGTCACTCCAGAGATCTGCGACAACGGCCTGGATGATGATCAAGACGGTGCAACAGACTGTGCAGACAGTGACTGTGCAACCTCAGCTTCCTGCCAGTGCGGCGTCAAAAACTCCTCATGTCAGACTGACAGTGAATGTTGCTCCAATGTTTGTAAAAATGGCCGGTGTGCTCCTTGA
- a CDS encoding metalloregulator ArsR/SmtB family transcription factor produces the protein MDNQVDDLALLLKSISHPIRLKILCLLQDKELTVSEIREEVATSGANISQHLNIMRNRGIIGSRKEANFIYNSIADERIIELMKTMKQLFCTLA, from the coding sequence ATGGATAACCAAGTCGATGACCTGGCGCTGTTGCTCAAATCAATTTCCCATCCCATCCGCTTGAAGATTCTTTGTCTCCTTCAGGACAAGGAACTCACTGTCAGCGAGATTCGGGAAGAAGTGGCAACCAGCGGAGCGAATATCAGTCAGCATTTGAATATAATGAGAAACCGAGGTATTATTGGTTCTCGTAAGGAGGCTAATTTTATTTATAACAGCATTGCGGATGAACGGATTATCGAGTTAATGAAAACGATGAAACAGTTATTCTGCACTCTCGCCTAA
- a CDS encoding MMPL family transporter has translation MELSTRVIQLSLRKPKIVTAIMLVFTLIVGAFIVKVHVDTDPENMLSEHEAVRVFHDKTKEEFGLYDVVVLGVVNEHHPDGVFTPETLQRVYTLSKFAATLEDPEDPERRVVSRDIIAPDNVDNILQAGLGQVRFEWLMKEPPKTREEALKIRDYALSNPLLKGTMVSEDGKALGIYLPITKKDFAHSVAEQLRKKIDEIGAGDDEFHITGLPVAEDTFGKEMFIQMAVSAPLAMLMIFLLMLFFFRNLQLIIAPMIIAVCTVAVTMGMLIGTGHTLHIMSSMIPIFIMPIAVVDSVHILSEFFDAYQQRKDRKETLIYVMAHLFKPMFFTSLTSAAGFASLAFTPIPPVQAFGIFVALGILLAWFLTIIFIPAYIMMMKEESLENFGTDTTDASHNDSFLNRHLRWIGKTSSGKPWLVIGVNIGIMVVGVVGILMIQVNDNPVKWFKKSHEIRVADKVLNSHFGGTYEAYLVLTGNVQEMTVTQAAGQLKEKLRSILSGSPALLASAMGDIDQEIADSKSVQVLKDALAQLWNVELDNAPEDDDTVYDSWGKALDSLGGIGAQKEVFKRPDVLRYISNFQEHLVKQGDVGKSNTVADVVKKVHMELFEGDPERFAIPDTVNAVAQTLISFQNSHKPDDLWHLVTPDYTKANLWLQLRSGDNVDMERVIEDVEQYFAANPPPVELRHDWAGLTYINVVWQEKMVTGMRDSFIGSFVVVFLMMAFLFRSPTWGLLAMVPLTFTIGFIYGFIGLIGKDYDMPVAVLSSLALGLAVDFAIHFLQRTRMTMAKTGDWGEAIRDMFDDPARAILRNIIVIAIGFTPLLLAPLVPYQTVGVFLATIMLYSGMATLWILPALLTVMKGWVFKKELKAFAEKAEG, from the coding sequence ATGGAGTTATCTACCAGAGTGATTCAACTTTCTCTGCGCAAGCCCAAGATCGTTACCGCGATCATGCTTGTGTTCACCCTCATCGTCGGGGCCTTTATTGTTAAGGTTCATGTGGACACGGACCCGGAAAATATGCTTTCCGAGCATGAGGCAGTGCGTGTATTTCACGATAAAACCAAGGAGGAGTTTGGCCTGTACGATGTGGTGGTTCTGGGTGTGGTTAATGAGCATCACCCGGACGGGGTCTTTACCCCGGAAACCCTGCAACGGGTCTACACCCTGAGTAAATTCGCTGCCACCTTGGAAGATCCAGAAGATCCAGAACGCAGGGTGGTCAGTCGGGACATCATTGCCCCAGATAATGTGGATAATATCCTCCAGGCCGGGCTCGGGCAGGTGCGTTTTGAGTGGCTGATGAAGGAGCCGCCCAAGACCCGCGAGGAAGCGTTGAAGATCCGCGATTACGCCTTGTCCAATCCCCTGCTCAAGGGCACCATGGTTTCGGAAGACGGCAAGGCCCTGGGGATCTACTTGCCCATTACCAAAAAAGATTTTGCCCATTCCGTGGCTGAGCAGCTACGAAAAAAGATTGATGAAATCGGTGCCGGTGATGATGAGTTTCATATCACCGGCCTGCCCGTGGCAGAGGATACCTTTGGTAAGGAGATGTTTATCCAGATGGCAGTTTCCGCCCCTCTGGCCATGCTGATGATCTTCCTGCTCATGCTCTTTTTCTTCCGTAATCTCCAGCTGATCATCGCCCCGATGATCATAGCCGTCTGCACAGTGGCTGTGACCATGGGGATGCTTATCGGCACCGGCCATACCCTCCATATCATGAGTTCCATGATCCCGATCTTTATCATGCCTATTGCGGTGGTGGATTCGGTCCATATTTTATCTGAGTTTTTTGATGCCTATCAGCAGCGCAAGGACAGAAAGGAAACCTTGATTTATGTCATGGCTCATCTGTTCAAGCCCATGTTTTTCACCTCCCTGACCTCTGCGGCAGGCTTTGCCTCTTTAGCCTTTACCCCGATCCCGCCGGTCCAGGCCTTTGGTATCTTTGTTGCCTTGGGCATCCTGCTGGCGTGGTTTCTGACCATCATTTTCATTCCGGCCTATATAATGATGATGAAGGAGGAAAGCTTAGAGAATTTCGGTACGGATACCACCGATGCATCCCATAATGACTCCTTCCTTAACCGCCATCTGCGCTGGATCGGCAAGACTTCCTCCGGCAAACCTTGGTTGGTTATCGGAGTCAATATCGGCATCATGGTCGTGGGCGTGGTTGGTATTCTGATGATTCAGGTCAATGATAATCCGGTTAAATGGTTTAAAAAGAGCCATGAAATCCGAGTGGCGGATAAAGTACTGAACAGCCATTTCGGCGGCACCTATGAGGCCTATCTTGTTTTGACCGGAAATGTGCAGGAGATGACTGTTACTCAGGCAGCAGGGCAGCTCAAAGAAAAACTCCGATCCATCCTGTCGGGCTCACCGGCACTCCTCGCCTCTGCAATGGGAGATATTGATCAGGAAATTGCGGACAGCAAGAGTGTTCAAGTGCTCAAAGATGCTCTGGCTCAGCTCTGGAATGTCGAGCTTGACAATGCCCCAGAAGACGATGATACTGTGTATGATTCCTGGGGAAAAGCCTTGGACAGCCTGGGAGGAATAGGAGCTCAGAAGGAGGTCTTTAAGCGACCTGATGTGCTGCGCTACATCTCGAATTTCCAAGAGCATCTGGTCAAGCAAGGTGATGTGGGCAAATCCAACACTGTGGCTGATGTGGTCAAGAAGGTGCATATGGAGCTGTTCGAGGGGGACCCGGAACGCTTTGCCATCCCGGACACAGTTAATGCTGTGGCCCAAACCCTTATTTCCTTTCAGAATAGTCATAAACCGGATGATCTCTGGCATCTGGTGACTCCAGATTACACCAAGGCCAACCTCTGGCTCCAGCTGCGCAGCGGCGATAATGTGGACATGGAGCGGGTCATTGAGGATGTTGAGCAGTATTTTGCCGCCAATCCTCCGCCTGTTGAGCTTCGCCATGACTGGGCCGGCCTGACCTACATCAACGTGGTCTGGCAGGAGAAGATGGTCACCGGGATGCGGGACTCCTTTATCGGAAGCTTTGTGGTGGTCTTTCTTATGATGGCCTTCCTGTTCCGCTCACCGACCTGGGGCCTGCTGGCAATGGTGCCGCTGACCTTCACCATCGGTTTTATCTACGGCTTTATCGGCCTGATCGGCAAGGACTACGACATGCCGGTGGCAGTGCTCTCCTCTTTGGCTCTGGGACTGGCCGTGGACTTTGCCATCCATTTCCTCCAGCGCACTAGGATGACTATGGCCAAGACCGGGGATTGGGGCGAAGCGATCCGGGATATGTTTGATGATCCGGCCCGGGCGATCCTGCGCAACATCATTGTTATCGCCATCGGTTTTACTCCGCTGCTGCTCGCACCGCTGGTTCCCTACCAGACCGTGGGTGTCTTCCTGGCTACTATTATGCTCTATTCGGGTATGGCTACCCTTTGGATTCTTCCGGCTTTGTTGACTGTGATGAAGGGTTGGGTGTTTAAGAAGGAGTTGAAGGCTTTTGCGGAGAAGGCTGAGGGGTGA
- a CDS encoding YgiT-type zinc finger protein has protein sequence MLLEKDETTLVFNRVPSEICENCGEEYISSEINRALLGQAKKGLKNLKGAQHAAS, from the coding sequence GTGCTGCTGGAGAAAGATGAAACGACTCTGGTCTTCAATCGCGTCCCTTCAGAAATTTGTGAAAATTGCGGAGAAGAGTATATCTCGTCCGAAATCAACAGAGCATTGCTTGGACAGGCGAAAAAAGGTCTGAAAAATTTAAAAGGAGCACAACATGCCGCAAGTTAG
- a CDS encoding DUF2442 domain-containing protein: protein MLEVKQETYTGEYTLRLVFNNGMEGTADLKETIFDDKRAVFSVLKEETIFKNFKVEHSTVVWSDQLDLASEYLFFLAFRDKPEWQKQFQSWGYIN from the coding sequence ATGCTGGAGGTTAAGCAGGAAACATATACAGGTGAGTACACTCTTCGGCTTGTTTTTAATAACGGAATGGAAGGCACCGCAGATCTTAAAGAAACAATTTTTGATGATAAAAGAGCTGTTTTTTCCGTCTTGAAAGAAGAAACAATTTTTAAAAATTTCAAAGTCGAACACAGTACGGTTGTTTGGTCTGATCAACTTGATTTAGCTTCAGAATATCTGTTCTTTCTTGCGTTCAGAGATAAACCTGAATGGCAGAAACAATTTCAATCCTGGGGTTATATCAACTGA